In the genome of Sphingobium sp. CR2-8, the window GCCACGGTCGTGCGCCCCGGCTATGACCGGTCGCAGGTGCAGGCCGGGGTCGTCCATCTGGGCATCGGCGCATTCCACCGCGCGCATCAGGCGGTGATGTTCGATGATGCATTGGCGGCGGGCGACCTGCGCTGGGGCATCCGCGCGGTATCGCTGCGTTCGCCGGGCGTCCGCGACCAGATGGCCCCGCAGGACGGCCTTTATCATCTGCTGGTGCGCGATGGCCCGGATGTCGCCACGCGCCTGATCGGCGCGGTGCTGGACGTGACGGTTGCGCCCGAAGACCCGGCGGCGGTGGTCGCGATGCTGGCGGACCCGGCCACCCATATCGTGACGCTCACCGTGACGGAGAAGGGCTACAAACTCGATCCCGCGAGCGGCGCACTGCTGGCCGACGATCCGCAACTGGCGGCGGACATCGCCAGCCTCGACGCCCCCGTCACTGCGCCCGGTTTCCTGGTCGCCGCGCTGGCGCAGCGCCGCGCGCGCGGACTGCCGCCTTTCACCGCTATTTCCTGCGACAATCTGCCGCGCAACGGGCAAAGGCTGCGCGGCGCGGTGATCGCACTGGCCCGGCGGCACGATCCCGCGCTGGCGGACTGGATCGCGGCGGAGGGGGCCTTCCCCGAAACCATGGTCGATCGTATCGTGCCTGCGACGACGGCGGACGATATCGCCGCCTTCGCGCGCGACAGCGGTGTGCTGGACGAAGCGCTCGTCAAGACCGAGCCCTTCACCCAATGGGTGATCGAGGATAGATTTTGCGGCCCACGCCCCGATTTCGGTCCGGGCGTTCAGATCACGGCGGCGGTCGCGCCATGGGAGGAGGCCAAGCTGCGGCTGCTCAACGGCGCGCACAGCGCCATCGCCTATCTGGGCGGCCTGGCGGGCATTGCTCATGTGCACGCAGTGCTAGAACAGGCGCCCATGCGCGCTTTCGTAGAGCAACTCTGGGACGAAGCGGAAACGACCCTGTCGCCGCCCGCCGAACTGGATGTCTCCGCCTATCGCCGCGACCTGATGGCGCGGTTCGACAATGGCGCATTGATGCACCGCACCCACCAGATCGCCATGGACGGATCGCAGAAACTGCCCCAGCGCCTGCTGGCGACCATCGCCGATCGGCGGGCAGCGGGGCAGGATGTCACCTCGTTGGCGCTGGGCGTCGCCGCCTGGATTCGGTGGCAGGCGGGCGTGAACGATTTTGGTGCGTCCCATGTCGTGGACGATCCGCTGGCCGATCGTCTGGCCGCGCTGCTGGCGGGGCAGAGCGACGCCGCCGGTCGTGTCCGCGCCATATTGGCGCAGGACGCCATCGTGCCGACCATTTTGCGTGACGACGCACCCTTCGCCGACCTGCTGACCGCGCATCTGGCAAGCCTGGAGGAAAGGGGCGCCATGGCCACGGTTCAG includes:
- a CDS encoding mannitol dehydrogenase family protein, which codes for MPRLSSATISALPATVVRPGYDRSQVQAGVVHLGIGAFHRAHQAVMFDDALAAGDLRWGIRAVSLRSPGVRDQMAPQDGLYHLLVRDGPDVATRLIGAVLDVTVAPEDPAAVVAMLADPATHIVTLTVTEKGYKLDPASGALLADDPQLAADIASLDAPVTAPGFLVAALAQRRARGLPPFTAISCDNLPRNGQRLRGAVIALARRHDPALADWIAAEGAFPETMVDRIVPATTADDIAAFARDSGVLDEALVKTEPFTQWVIEDRFCGPRPDFGPGVQITAAVAPWEEAKLRLLNGAHSAIAYLGGLAGIAHVHAVLEQAPMRAFVEQLWDEAETTLSPPAELDVSAYRRDLMARFDNGALMHRTHQIAMDGSQKLPQRLLATIADRRAAGQDVTSLALGVAAWIRWQAGVNDFGASHVVDDPLADRLAALLAGQSDAAGRVRAILAQDAIVPTILRDDAPFADLLTAHLASLEERGAMATVQAVACLPA